The Triplophysa dalaica isolate WHDGS20190420 chromosome 5, ASM1584641v1, whole genome shotgun sequence genome window below encodes:
- the LOC130420432 gene encoding secretory phospholipase A2 receptor-like — MAQILYFSLLVIALCSLSECSQRRYHYINIEKTWTEAQRYCRENYTDLATVHNIIDMNELKKTVNNNQVYVWIGLKRTDVYKWKWSLGDPVKYLNWETEPSTDINNCAVMRNGTWHQQDCNENMRFICYNDSSKAYIIHTSTTTWREAQSFCRQNHTDLITVRNQTDNQLIHNIINNPDTSVWIGLFRDSWEWSDNTDSTFRYWDSGQPDNSKDCTMNNMNNEGKWHDVSCSNSYTFVCHEDELILIQKNLSWTEAVRYCRENHVDLVSVDSQEIQLMVTEVLHQASTAQVWLGLRHSCSVGIWFWVNGEITCYQNWAPGNETAVDDCESEVRSGAVQSGGDHLWISLPESHKLNFICRRIDK, encoded by the exons atggCTCAGATTCTGTATTTCAGTCTTCTTGTCATTG ctctcTGTTCATTATCTGAATGCTCTCAGCGCCGCTATCACTATATAAACATTGAGAAGACctggactgaagctcagagatactgcagagagaactacacagatctggccacagtCCACAACATCATAGACATGAACGAGCTGAAGAAGACTGTGAATAACAATCAGGTCTATGTCTGGATTGGATtgaagagaacagatgtttaTAAATGGAAGTGGTCTCTGGGTGATCCTGTGAAATATCTGAACTGGGAAACTGAACCATCAACTGACATAAATAATTGTGCTGTTATGAGAAATGGAACATGGCATCAGCAGGACTGTAATGAGAACATGAGATTCATCTGCTACAATG aCAGCAGTAAAGCATATATCATTCACACTTCTACTACAACATGGAGAGAAGCTCAGAGTTTCTGCAGACAGAATCATACTGATCTGATCACTGTGAGGAACCAGACTGACAATCAACTGatccacaacatcattaatAATCCTGACACATCTgtctggattggtctgttcagagactctTGGGAGTGGTCAGATAACACTGACTCCACCTTCAGATACTGGGACTCTGGTCAACCTGATAATTCTAAAGATTGTACAATGAACAATATGAATAATGAGGGGAAATGGCATGATGTATCTTGCAGTAACTCTTACACTTTTGTGTGTCATGAAG atgagcTGATATTGATCCAGAAGAATCTGAGCTGGACTGAAGCTgtgagatactgcagagagaatcaTGTGGATCTGGTTTCAGTTGATTCACAGGAGATTCAGCTCATGGTGACTGAAGTTCTTCATCAGGCCTCGACTGCTCAGGTGTGGCTGGGGTTACGTCACTCCTGCTCTGTGGGGATCTGGTTCTGGGTTAATGGAGAGATCACGTGTTATCAGAATTGGGCTCCGGGGAATGAAACAGCAGTGGACGACTGTGAGAGTGAAGTGAGATCTGGAGCGGTTCAGTCTGGAGGAGATCATCTCTGGATCAGTCTTCCTGAATCTCACAAACTCAACTTCATCTGTAGAagaatagataaataa